One Anas platyrhynchos isolate ZD024472 breed Pekin duck chromosome 10, IASCAAS_PekinDuck_T2T, whole genome shotgun sequence genomic window carries:
- the CSTF2 gene encoding cleavage stimulation factor subunit 2 isoform X2 yields MRGHPAPRGCVGSGGTALWPGSVSPRSAFPEHGAAATASSLGPGGSGGRRCAGGMAGLAVRDPAVDRSLRSVFVGNIPYEATEEQLKDIFSEVGPVVSFRLVYDRETGKPKGYGFCEYQDQETALSAMRNLNGREFSGRALRVDNAASEKNKEELKSLGTGAPIIESPYGDPVNPEDAPESISRAVASLPPEQMFELMKQMKLCVQNSPQEARNMLLQNPQLAYALLQAQVVMRIVDPEIALKILHRQTSVPPLIPGNQQPVPGPGPGPGPGPNAQLNPQNTPSSQPQPIGGMHVNGAPPLMQPPMQGGVPAPGQMAAAVQGPGPGPMAPGGGLQPQVGIPGGGPVPLERGQVPMPDPRAPMQRGPLPASGPPPRGLLGDAPNDPRGGTLLSVTGEVEPRGYLGPPHQGAPMHHMPGHDSRGPPHEMRGGPMGEPRPLMGEPRGPLMDARVGRDPRGLEPRGLEPRGLEPRVMEARGLEARGLEPRVLEPRVLEARAMEARVMEPRGLEPRGPGPNPRGPMPGGIQGPGPLNMGASGPQGPRQVPNMAGAGMQGGGIPGAGVQGAGQPGGFSPGQSQVTPQDHEKAALIMQVLQLTADQIAMLPPEQRQSILILKEQIQKSTGAP; encoded by the exons ATGAGGGGGCATCCAGCGCCTAGGGGGTGTGTGGGCAGCGGGGGGACCGCGCTGTGGCCGGGCTCCGTTTCTCCCCGGAGCGCCTTCCCGGAGCAcggcgccgccgccaccgcctcctccttgGGGCCCGGCGGAAGCGGGGGGCGGCGCTGTGCGGGCGGCATGGCGGGGCTGGCGGTGCGGGACCCGGCCGTGGACCGCTCCCTGCGCTCCGTTTTCG TGGGGAACATCCCGTACGAGGCCaccgaggagcagctgaaggacaTCTTCTCCGAGGTCGGGCCCGTGGTCAGCTTCAG GTTGGTGTATGACAGGGAGACGGGAAAGCCAAAGGGCTATGGCTTCTGTGAGTACCAGGATCAGGAGACGGCCCTCAGCGCCATGCGGAACCTCAACGGGCGAGAGTTCAGCGGGAGGGCCCTGCGTGTCGACAACGCGGCCAGCGAGAAGAACAAGGAGGAGCTGAAGA GCTTGGGTACCGGTGCACCCATCATAGAGTCACCCTATGGGGACCCTGTCAATCCTGAAGATGCTCCTGAGTCCATCAGCCGAGCGGTTGCCAGCCTGCCACCCGAGCAGATGTTTGAGCTGATGAAGCAGATGAAG TTGTGCGTCCAGAACAGCCCCCAGGAAGCCAGGAACATGCTGCTGCAGAACCCCCAGCTGGCTTATGCCCTGCTGCAGGCCCAGGTGGTAATGAGGATCGTCGACCCGGAGATCGCTCTG AAAATCCTGCATCGCCAGACCAGTGTTCCTCCTCTGATCCCAGGCAACCAGCAGCCAGTGCCAGGACCTGGGCCGGGACCAGGGCCAGGGCCGAATGCCCAGCTGAACCCCCAGAATACCCCATCGTCCCAGCCTCAGCCCATA GGTGGCATGCACGTCAACGGCGCTCCCCCTCTGATGCAGCCGCCTATGCAGGGAGGAGTGCCAGCACCAGGACAGatggcagctgctgtgcagggCCCTGGCCCTGGCCCCATGGCTCCAGGAG GTGGGCTGCAGCCGCAGGTCGGGATACCAGGAGGAGGGCCTGTGCCCTTGGAGCGTGGACAAG TGCCCATGCCAGATCCGAGGGCCCCCATGCAGCGTGGACCTCTACCTGCTAGTGGCCCGCCGCCGCGAGGCCTTTTGGGAGATGCCCCGAATGACCCTCGCGGAGGGACGCTGCTCTCAGTCACTGGAGAAGTGGAGCCCAg AGGTTACCTTGGGCCGCCCCACCAAGGAGCCCCTATGCACCACATGCCGGGCCACGACAGCCGTGGCCCCCCCCATGAGATGAGGGGGGGACCCATGGGAGAACCCCGACCACTGATGGGAGAGCCGCGGGGGCCCTTGATGGATGCTCGAG TTGGAAGGGATCCCCGAGGGCTGGAGCCGCGAGGATTGGAGCCACGAGGGCTGGAGCCCCGGGTGATGGAGGCGCGAGGCCTGGAGGCACGAGGCCTGGAGCCGCGGGTCCTGGAGCCACGAGTGCTGGAAGCCAGGGCCATGGAGGCCAGGGTCATGGAGCCCCGTGGCCTGGAGCCTCGCGGGCCTGGTCCCAACCCACGTGGCCCGATGCCTGGGGGGATCCAGGGTCCTGGACCGCTTAACATGGGAGCCAGTGGCCCACAGGGGCCCCGCCAG GTTCCTAACATGGCAGGGGCAGGCATGCAAGGAGGAGGCATTCCTGGAGCAGGGGTCCAGGGAGCTGGTCAGCCGGGAGGCTTTAGTCCTGGACAGAGCCAGGTCACCCCCCAGGATCATGAGAAG gcAGCCCTGATCATGCAGGTTCTGCAGCTGACAGCAGACCAGATCGCCATGCTGCCCCCAGAGCAGCGGCAAAGCATCCTTATTCTAAAGGAGCAAATCCAGAAATCCACGGGGGCACCCTAA
- the CSTF2 gene encoding cleavage stimulation factor subunit 2 isoform X3, whose translation MRGHPAPRGCVGSGGTALWPGSVSPRSAFPEHGAAATASSLGPGGSGGRRCAGGMAGLAVRDPAVDRSLRSVFVGNIPYEATEEQLKDIFSEVGPVVSFRLVYDRETGKPKGYGFCEYQDQETALSAMRNLNGREFSGRALRVDNAASEKNKEELKSLGTGAPIIESPYGDPVNPEDAPESISRAVASLPPEQMFELMKQMKLCVQNSPQEARNMLLQNPQLAYALLQAQVVMRIVDPEIALKILHRQTSVPPLIPGNQQPVPGPGPGPGPGPNAQLNPQNTPSSQPQPIGGMHVNGAPPLMQPPMQGGVPAPGQMAAAVQGPGPGPMAPGGGLQPQVGIPGGGPVPLERGQVGRDPRGLEPRGLEPRGLEPRVMEARGLEARGLEPRVLEPRVLEARAMEARVMEPRGLEPRGPGPNPRGPMPGGIQGPGPLNMGASGPQGPRQVPNMAGAGMQGGGIPGAGVQGAGQPGGFSPGQSQVTPQDHEKAALIMQVLQLTADQIAMLPPEQRQSILILKEQIQKSTGAP comes from the exons ATGAGGGGGCATCCAGCGCCTAGGGGGTGTGTGGGCAGCGGGGGGACCGCGCTGTGGCCGGGCTCCGTTTCTCCCCGGAGCGCCTTCCCGGAGCAcggcgccgccgccaccgcctcctccttgGGGCCCGGCGGAAGCGGGGGGCGGCGCTGTGCGGGCGGCATGGCGGGGCTGGCGGTGCGGGACCCGGCCGTGGACCGCTCCCTGCGCTCCGTTTTCG TGGGGAACATCCCGTACGAGGCCaccgaggagcagctgaaggacaTCTTCTCCGAGGTCGGGCCCGTGGTCAGCTTCAG GTTGGTGTATGACAGGGAGACGGGAAAGCCAAAGGGCTATGGCTTCTGTGAGTACCAGGATCAGGAGACGGCCCTCAGCGCCATGCGGAACCTCAACGGGCGAGAGTTCAGCGGGAGGGCCCTGCGTGTCGACAACGCGGCCAGCGAGAAGAACAAGGAGGAGCTGAAGA GCTTGGGTACCGGTGCACCCATCATAGAGTCACCCTATGGGGACCCTGTCAATCCTGAAGATGCTCCTGAGTCCATCAGCCGAGCGGTTGCCAGCCTGCCACCCGAGCAGATGTTTGAGCTGATGAAGCAGATGAAG TTGTGCGTCCAGAACAGCCCCCAGGAAGCCAGGAACATGCTGCTGCAGAACCCCCAGCTGGCTTATGCCCTGCTGCAGGCCCAGGTGGTAATGAGGATCGTCGACCCGGAGATCGCTCTG AAAATCCTGCATCGCCAGACCAGTGTTCCTCCTCTGATCCCAGGCAACCAGCAGCCAGTGCCAGGACCTGGGCCGGGACCAGGGCCAGGGCCGAATGCCCAGCTGAACCCCCAGAATACCCCATCGTCCCAGCCTCAGCCCATA GGTGGCATGCACGTCAACGGCGCTCCCCCTCTGATGCAGCCGCCTATGCAGGGAGGAGTGCCAGCACCAGGACAGatggcagctgctgtgcagggCCCTGGCCCTGGCCCCATGGCTCCAGGAG GTGGGCTGCAGCCGCAGGTCGGGATACCAGGAGGAGGGCCTGTGCCCTTGGAGCGTGGACAAG TTGGAAGGGATCCCCGAGGGCTGGAGCCGCGAGGATTGGAGCCACGAGGGCTGGAGCCCCGGGTGATGGAGGCGCGAGGCCTGGAGGCACGAGGCCTGGAGCCGCGGGTCCTGGAGCCACGAGTGCTGGAAGCCAGGGCCATGGAGGCCAGGGTCATGGAGCCCCGTGGCCTGGAGCCTCGCGGGCCTGGTCCCAACCCACGTGGCCCGATGCCTGGGGGGATCCAGGGTCCTGGACCGCTTAACATGGGAGCCAGTGGCCCACAGGGGCCCCGCCAG GTTCCTAACATGGCAGGGGCAGGCATGCAAGGAGGAGGCATTCCTGGAGCAGGGGTCCAGGGAGCTGGTCAGCCGGGAGGCTTTAGTCCTGGACAGAGCCAGGTCACCCCCCAGGATCATGAGAAG gcAGCCCTGATCATGCAGGTTCTGCAGCTGACAGCAGACCAGATCGCCATGCTGCCCCCAGAGCAGCGGCAAAGCATCCTTATTCTAAAGGAGCAAATCCAGAAATCCACGGGGGCACCCTAA
- the CSTF2 gene encoding cleavage stimulation factor subunit 2 isoform X1 — translation MRGHPAPRGCVGSGGTALWPGSVSPRSAFPEHGAAATASSLGPGGSGGRRCAGGMAGLAVRDPAVDRSLRSVFVGNIPYEATEEQLKDIFSEVGPVVSFRLVYDRETGKPKGYGFCEYQDQETALSAMRNLNGREFSGRALRVDNAASEKNKEELKSLGTGAPIIESPYGDPVNPEDAPESISRAVASLPPEQMFELMKQMKLCVQNSPQEARNMLLQNPQLAYALLQAQVVMRIVDPEIALKILHRQTSVPPLIPGNQQPVPGPGPGPGPGPNAQLNPQNTPSSQPQPIGGMHVNGAPPLMQPPMQGGVPAPGQMAAAVQGPGPGPMAPGGGLQPQVGIPGGGPVPLERGQGNLQLSPVGPARPASIERVQVPMPDPRAPMQRGPLPASGPPPRGLLGDAPNDPRGGTLLSVTGEVEPRGYLGPPHQGAPMHHMPGHDSRGPPHEMRGGPMGEPRPLMGEPRGPLMDARVGRDPRGLEPRGLEPRGLEPRVMEARGLEARGLEPRVLEPRVLEARAMEARVMEPRGLEPRGPGPNPRGPMPGGIQGPGPLNMGASGPQGPRQVPNMAGAGMQGGGIPGAGVQGAGQPGGFSPGQSQVTPQDHEKAALIMQVLQLTADQIAMLPPEQRQSILILKEQIQKSTGAP, via the exons ATGAGGGGGCATCCAGCGCCTAGGGGGTGTGTGGGCAGCGGGGGGACCGCGCTGTGGCCGGGCTCCGTTTCTCCCCGGAGCGCCTTCCCGGAGCAcggcgccgccgccaccgcctcctccttgGGGCCCGGCGGAAGCGGGGGGCGGCGCTGTGCGGGCGGCATGGCGGGGCTGGCGGTGCGGGACCCGGCCGTGGACCGCTCCCTGCGCTCCGTTTTCG TGGGGAACATCCCGTACGAGGCCaccgaggagcagctgaaggacaTCTTCTCCGAGGTCGGGCCCGTGGTCAGCTTCAG GTTGGTGTATGACAGGGAGACGGGAAAGCCAAAGGGCTATGGCTTCTGTGAGTACCAGGATCAGGAGACGGCCCTCAGCGCCATGCGGAACCTCAACGGGCGAGAGTTCAGCGGGAGGGCCCTGCGTGTCGACAACGCGGCCAGCGAGAAGAACAAGGAGGAGCTGAAGA GCTTGGGTACCGGTGCACCCATCATAGAGTCACCCTATGGGGACCCTGTCAATCCTGAAGATGCTCCTGAGTCCATCAGCCGAGCGGTTGCCAGCCTGCCACCCGAGCAGATGTTTGAGCTGATGAAGCAGATGAAG TTGTGCGTCCAGAACAGCCCCCAGGAAGCCAGGAACATGCTGCTGCAGAACCCCCAGCTGGCTTATGCCCTGCTGCAGGCCCAGGTGGTAATGAGGATCGTCGACCCGGAGATCGCTCTG AAAATCCTGCATCGCCAGACCAGTGTTCCTCCTCTGATCCCAGGCAACCAGCAGCCAGTGCCAGGACCTGGGCCGGGACCAGGGCCAGGGCCGAATGCCCAGCTGAACCCCCAGAATACCCCATCGTCCCAGCCTCAGCCCATA GGTGGCATGCACGTCAACGGCGCTCCCCCTCTGATGCAGCCGCCTATGCAGGGAGGAGTGCCAGCACCAGGACAGatggcagctgctgtgcagggCCCTGGCCCTGGCCCCATGGCTCCAGGAG GTGGGCTGCAGCCGCAGGTCGGGATACCAGGAGGAGGGCCTGTGCCCTTGGAGCGTGGACAAG GGAACCTTCAGCTTTCGCCCGTGGGACCTGCCAGGCCTGCGTCTATCGAACGCGTTCAAG TGCCCATGCCAGATCCGAGGGCCCCCATGCAGCGTGGACCTCTACCTGCTAGTGGCCCGCCGCCGCGAGGCCTTTTGGGAGATGCCCCGAATGACCCTCGCGGAGGGACGCTGCTCTCAGTCACTGGAGAAGTGGAGCCCAg AGGTTACCTTGGGCCGCCCCACCAAGGAGCCCCTATGCACCACATGCCGGGCCACGACAGCCGTGGCCCCCCCCATGAGATGAGGGGGGGACCCATGGGAGAACCCCGACCACTGATGGGAGAGCCGCGGGGGCCCTTGATGGATGCTCGAG TTGGAAGGGATCCCCGAGGGCTGGAGCCGCGAGGATTGGAGCCACGAGGGCTGGAGCCCCGGGTGATGGAGGCGCGAGGCCTGGAGGCACGAGGCCTGGAGCCGCGGGTCCTGGAGCCACGAGTGCTGGAAGCCAGGGCCATGGAGGCCAGGGTCATGGAGCCCCGTGGCCTGGAGCCTCGCGGGCCTGGTCCCAACCCACGTGGCCCGATGCCTGGGGGGATCCAGGGTCCTGGACCGCTTAACATGGGAGCCAGTGGCCCACAGGGGCCCCGCCAG GTTCCTAACATGGCAGGGGCAGGCATGCAAGGAGGAGGCATTCCTGGAGCAGGGGTCCAGGGAGCTGGTCAGCCGGGAGGCTTTAGTCCTGGACAGAGCCAGGTCACCCCCCAGGATCATGAGAAG gcAGCCCTGATCATGCAGGTTCTGCAGCTGACAGCAGACCAGATCGCCATGCTGCCCCCAGAGCAGCGGCAAAGCATCCTTATTCTAAAGGAGCAAATCCAGAAATCCACGGGGGCACCCTAA